A genomic window from Streptococcus sanguinis includes:
- the polA gene encoding DNA polymerase I, producing the protein MENKNKLLLIDGSSVAFRAFFALYNQIDRFKSPSGLHTNAIYGFHLMLNHLLERVQPTHVLVAFDAGKTTFRTEMYADYKAGRAKTPDEFREQLPFIREMLQHLGIHYYDLAQYEADDIIGTLDKMAEKTAVPYDVTIVSGDKDLIQLTDDNTVVEISKKGVAEFEEFTPAYLMEKIGITPEQFIDLKALMGDQSDNIPGVTKIGEKTGLKLLLEYGSLENLYENIDQLKASKMKENLINDKDKAFLSKTLATINTQAPIEIGLDDLVYKGPQVEALSKFYDEMGFKQLKAQLGTGQEPVKVKPIEFTKVTEVTEDILAPEQFFYFEILGDNYHKEEIVGLAWGDSRQIYVGTSDLLQQPLFQEFLTKTALKTYDLKRTKVLLSHYGIELPAASFDARLAKYLLSTVEDNELATIARLYGQTILPTDDEVYGKGAKRALPEQEQLFEHLARKVQVLLETEEPMQEQLRSHDQLDLLLEMEQPLAFVLAKMEIAGIKVERETLQGMQTENEKTLESLTQEIYDLAGQEFNINSPKQLGTILFEDMGLPLEYTKKTKTGYSTAVDVLERLAPIAPIVSKILEYRQISKLQSTYIIGLQEAIASDGKIHTRYVQDLTQTGRLSSVDPNLQNIPVRLEQGRLIRKAFVPEWADSVLLSSDYSQIELRVLAHISQDEHLIAAFQHGEDIHTATAMRVFGIEKAEDVTPNDRRNAKAVNFGVVYGISDYGLANNLGISRKAAKDYIQTYFERFPGIKNYMETIVREARDKGYVETIYHRRRSLPDINSRNFNIRNFAERTAINSPIQGSAADILKVAMINLDRALTEKDFKSRMLLQVHDEIVLEVPNDELTDVRQLVKETMEAAIELAVPLVADENAGRTWYEAK; encoded by the coding sequence ATGGAAAATAAGAATAAGTTATTATTAATTGACGGTTCGTCCGTTGCTTTTCGCGCTTTTTTTGCGCTTTATAATCAAATCGACCGTTTCAAGAGTCCATCGGGCCTGCATACCAATGCTATTTATGGCTTTCACCTCATGCTCAATCATCTCTTGGAGCGCGTTCAGCCGACCCATGTCCTGGTAGCTTTTGATGCTGGAAAGACGACCTTCCGGACTGAGATGTACGCCGACTATAAGGCAGGTCGGGCCAAGACACCGGATGAATTTCGTGAGCAGCTGCCCTTTATCCGAGAAATGCTGCAGCACCTAGGCATTCACTACTACGACTTGGCTCAGTACGAGGCGGATGACATCATCGGGACCTTGGACAAGATGGCTGAAAAAACAGCAGTGCCTTACGATGTGACCATTGTCAGCGGCGATAAAGACTTGATTCAGCTGACGGATGATAATACCGTGGTGGAGATTTCCAAAAAAGGCGTGGCCGAGTTTGAGGAATTTACCCCAGCCTACCTCATGGAAAAGATTGGCATCACGCCAGAGCAGTTCATCGACCTCAAGGCGCTGATGGGCGATCAGTCGGATAATATCCCCGGCGTGACCAAGATTGGGGAGAAGACCGGCCTCAAGCTCCTCTTGGAGTATGGCTCTTTGGAAAACCTCTATGAAAATATTGACCAGCTCAAGGCTTCCAAGATGAAGGAAAATCTGATCAATGACAAGGACAAGGCCTTCTTATCTAAAACCCTAGCCACCATCAATACTCAGGCTCCGATTGAAATCGGGCTGGATGATTTGGTTTATAAGGGTCCGCAGGTAGAGGCCCTGAGCAAGTTCTATGACGAGATGGGCTTCAAGCAGCTCAAGGCTCAGCTAGGAACTGGTCAAGAGCCGGTAAAAGTCAAACCAATTGAATTTACCAAAGTGACTGAGGTCACAGAGGATATACTGGCACCAGAGCAATTCTTCTATTTTGAAATCTTGGGCGACAACTACCACAAGGAAGAGATTGTTGGTCTTGCCTGGGGCGATAGCCGTCAGATTTATGTCGGCACCAGCGATTTACTGCAACAGCCTCTCTTTCAGGAGTTTTTAACAAAAACAGCTCTGAAAACCTACGACCTCAAGCGGACAAAGGTACTGCTCAGTCATTATGGTATCGAACTGCCAGCAGCCTCCTTTGATGCGCGTCTAGCCAAATATCTGCTTTCGACGGTCGAGGACAATGAGCTGGCGACTATTGCTCGCCTCTACGGCCAAACGATTTTACCGACAGATGATGAGGTTTATGGCAAGGGAGCTAAGCGCGCTTTGCCGGAGCAAGAGCAGCTCTTTGAGCATCTAGCTCGTAAGGTCCAAGTACTGCTGGAAACAGAAGAGCCGATGCAAGAACAGCTCCGTTCCCACGATCAGCTGGATTTGTTGCTTGAAATGGAGCAGCCCTTGGCCTTTGTCCTAGCCAAGATGGAGATTGCGGGAATCAAGGTTGAGCGGGAAACCCTGCAGGGCATGCAGACAGAAAATGAAAAGACACTGGAAAGTCTAACGCAGGAGATTTATGACCTGGCTGGTCAGGAGTTCAATATCAACTCACCTAAACAGCTGGGAACCATTCTCTTTGAGGATATGGGGCTGCCGCTGGAGTACACCAAAAAGACCAAGACAGGCTACTCGACAGCGGTGGATGTGCTGGAGCGTTTAGCACCGATAGCACCGATTGTGTCTAAGATTCTGGAATATCGTCAAATCAGCAAGCTTCAGTCCACTTATATCATCGGCCTGCAGGAGGCCATTGCATCTGACGGCAAGATTCACACTCGCTATGTTCAGGATTTGACTCAGACGGGCCGCCTGTCCTCGGTTGACCCGAACCTGCAGAATATCCCCGTTCGTTTGGAGCAGGGGCGCCTCATTCGCAAGGCCTTTGTGCCAGAGTGGGCAGACAGCGTACTACTCAGCTCGGATTATTCCCAGATTGAGCTGCGGGTGCTGGCTCACATTTCGCAGGACGAGCATCTGATTGCTGCCTTTCAGCATGGAGAAGACATTCACACAGCTACCGCTATGCGGGTCTTTGGGATTGAAAAGGCAGAGGATGTGACGCCTAATGACCGTCGTAATGCCAAGGCCGTTAACTTCGGAGTCGTCTATGGCATTTCTGACTATGGTCTAGCCAATAATTTGGGAATTTCCCGCAAGGCTGCCAAGGACTATATCCAGACCTATTTTGAGCGTTTCCCAGGTATCAAGAATTATATGGAAACGATTGTCCGTGAAGCGCGTGATAAGGGCTATGTAGAGACCATTTACCATCGCCGTCGCTCCTTGCCGGATATCAATTCCCGCAACTTTAACATCCGCAATTTTGCGGAGCGTACAGCTATTAACAGTCCAATCCAAGGCTCCGCCGCAGACATTCTCAAAGTCGCTATGATTAATCTGGATCGAGCTCTGACAGAGAAGGATTTCAAGTCTCGCATGCTCTTGCAGGTTCACGATGAAATCGTGCTGGAAGTGCCAAATGACGAGCTTACAGATGTCCGCCAGTTAGTCAAAGAAACCATGGAAGCTGCGATTGAGCTAGCCGTTCCACTAGTGGCTGATGAAAACGCTGGCCGAACTTGGTACGAGGCGAAATAA
- a CDS encoding histidine phosphatase family protein: MNNTYYFIRHAHSNYTPDEINRPLSDKGLEALAQLDFLADKPITAIYSSPYQRAIQTVEPLAQSLKLTIQTDKRLIERKLSSQAIADQDFEEALMKLWSRPTFSLVGGESNQQAQQRALTLLHELESKHQNEEIILSSHGNLICILLSTFDSNIDYNFWHNLSMPDVLVLDKDAIITNLL; the protein is encoded by the coding sequence ATGAACAACACTTACTATTTTATCCGTCATGCGCATTCTAACTATACACCTGATGAAATCAATAGACCATTATCAGATAAAGGCCTAGAAGCCTTGGCACAACTTGACTTTTTAGCAGACAAACCTATTACCGCCATTTATTCCAGCCCCTATCAAAGAGCCATCCAAACGGTTGAGCCTTTGGCTCAGAGTCTGAAACTCACTATTCAAACCGACAAACGGCTAATAGAGCGAAAGCTAAGCAGTCAAGCGATTGCCGACCAAGACTTTGAAGAAGCCCTCATGAAACTTTGGTCACGTCCAACATTTTCACTTGTTGGTGGCGAGTCTAATCAACAAGCTCAACAGCGAGCCTTAACTCTTCTTCATGAACTGGAAAGCAAACATCAAAACGAAGAGATTATCCTTAGCTCCCATGGCAATCTTATCTGCATTTTACTAAGTACATTTGACTCTAACATTGATTATAACTTCTGGCATAATCTTTCCATGCCAGATGTGCTAGTTTTAGATAAAGACGCAATAATCACTAACCTCCTATAA
- a CDS encoding YcxB family protein — protein MFPIRITTLVTEEVYQRFAWSVFLRGKRFLLNIIILIGILSLYLTFLPDNLKRFSFFTVLFISLVTFSAMYFGMNFQIKKAYQKTPFWKNMEQTLIFEKDKFSVKSKRGEFHYTYDDIVKVIMTKQDFYILIGESTGFAIEKENCTPEALEFLLELHIEHM, from the coding sequence ATGTTTCCAATCCGTATTACAACTCTTGTGACTGAGGAAGTGTATCAGCGATTTGCTTGGTCTGTTTTCTTACGCGGGAAAAGATTTTTGCTAAATATTATCATTTTAATAGGAATCCTGTCTCTCTATCTAACCTTCCTACCTGATAACCTGAAGCGTTTTTCTTTCTTTACCGTGCTATTTATATCTTTGGTGACATTCTCAGCAATGTATTTTGGAATGAACTTTCAGATAAAGAAAGCCTATCAAAAAACTCCTTTCTGGAAGAATATGGAGCAAACTCTTATATTTGAGAAAGATAAATTTTCTGTGAAAAGCAAACGCGGAGAATTTCACTATACCTATGATGATATTGTCAAGGTCATTATGACAAAGCAAGATTTTTATATCTTGATAGGGGAGAGCACTGGTTTCGCAATTGAAAAAGAAAACTGCACTCCCGAGGCTCTTGAGTTCTTGCTAGAACTTCACATTGAGCATATGTAA
- a CDS encoding HAD family hydrolase has protein sequence MTKAFIWDLDGTLLDSYDAILAGIEETYAYYGLDFDRASTHSYILKHSVQKLLEKVAFEKGLDAAEMNAFRGASLKEKNAQIHLMKGAAEILAWAEEQGIAQFVYTHKGLNAHKILKDLGIHDYFIEIITTANGFERKPHPEGVDYLLEKYGLDKQETYYIGDRTLDVDVAVNSGIQSINFCDYRPEINQKIEKLMDIKQLFTREKADQN, from the coding sequence ATGACAAAAGCGTTTATTTGGGATTTGGACGGCACCTTGCTGGACTCCTACGATGCTATTTTGGCGGGGATTGAGGAAACCTATGCTTACTATGGTTTGGACTTTGACAGGGCTAGTACTCACAGCTATATCCTAAAGCACTCTGTGCAGAAGCTTTTGGAAAAAGTAGCGTTTGAGAAGGGGCTGGATGCTGCCGAGATGAATGCCTTTCGCGGAGCAAGTCTAAAGGAAAAGAATGCTCAGATCCATCTGATGAAAGGAGCTGCGGAGATACTGGCCTGGGCTGAAGAGCAGGGCATTGCCCAGTTCGTCTATACCCACAAGGGACTCAATGCTCATAAAATCTTAAAAGACTTGGGAATTCATGATTATTTTATAGAAATCATCACAACAGCCAACGGCTTTGAGCGCAAGCCCCACCCAGAAGGTGTCGATTATCTGCTTGAGAAATATGGCCTGGACAAGCAGGAAACCTACTATATCGGCGACCGGACGCTGGATGTGGATGTCGCCGTCAACAGTGGCATCCAGAGCATTAACTTCTGTGACTACCGACCAGAAATTAATCAGAAAATAGAGAAGCTGATGGATATCAAGCAATTATTTACAAGAGAAAAAGCAGACCAGAACTGA